DNA from Campylobacter sp. RM5004:
CAAATAATGATTTCTTCGTAGCAGTTCAATATCATCCTGAATTTACTTCAAGATTAACTAAGGCAAATCCTGTGATTTTAGGTTTTATTAAACAATGCTTAAATTAAATAAAACTAAAATTAAGCAGATTTTAGACGATAGATTTAAAGATGATTTACATAAAAACCTTAGCACAATTCCAAAGCCACATATCTTTAAGGATATGAATAAAGCGGCTATTAGAATAGCTAAGGCAATCAAAAATAAAGAAAAAATAGCAGTAGTTGGAGATTATGATGTAGATGGCATAGTATCTTCAACTATTATGAGTGAGTTTTTTGCTAATTTAGGCGTTAGCATTAAAATCAAAATCCCAAATCGTTTTAGTGATGGTTATGGAATTAGCGAAGAAATAGTAAAAAATTTAGATGCTGATTTAATAATAACCGTAGATAATGGAATAGTAGCTTATGAAGCTGCTAATAAATGTAAAGAATTAGGCATAGATTTAATAATAAGCGATCATCATACTCCAAGCGATACTTTACCAAATGCTTATGCAGTGATTAATCCTAAAAGAGATGATTGTGATTTTTCAAAGCATATTAATTGTGAAATTTGTGGAGCTCAAGTTGCTTGGTGGCTTTGCGGAGCTATTAAAAAAGAATTAGGTATAGAATACAATATGGCTAGTTTTTTAGATTTATTATGCATAGCAATTGTTGCTGATATGATGAATTTAAACGATTTAAATCATATTTTAGTTCGTTGTGGCTTAAAAGAATTAAATAAATTAAATCGCCCAGCTTTTGTGGTTTTAAAAGAAAAATATAAAAAGAAATTCTTTGATTATGAGAGCATTCCTTTTTTAATCGCACCTTTGCTTAATGCAAGTGGTAGAATGGATGATGCTAGTATTTCATATAGATTTTTAAGGGCAAAAACTCTTGATGAAGCAAGAAAAATTTTAGAAGTAATTGAAAAACTTAATCAAGATAGAAAAGAACAAGAGCGACAAAGCTTTGAAGAAAGTATAGAATTCGTTAGTGAAAACGATAGCGTTATAATAGCGTATTCAAAGAACTGGCATAAAGGTATTTTAGGCATTGTTGCAGGGCGTTTGGCTAAGCAATTTAATAAACCAAGCTTTGTATTTAATATAGAAGAAAATATCGCAAAAGGAAGTGCAAGAAGTGTTGCAGAGCTTGATATTTTAGAAGTTTTAAATAATGTTAATGATTTGCTTATTAATTTTGGCGGACACAAAGGAGCTGCAGGACTTTCTTTAGATGTTAGTAATTTAGAAGAATTTAAAAGAAGATTAAATAAGCTTAATTTTGATGAAAATATTCTTGATTTTTGTGATACTACAAATACTTTAGGTGAGCTTGAATTTAGTGAAATTGATATGGAATTATTAGATATTTTAAGCGATTTTGAACCTTTTGGACAAGGCAATGAAAAGCCATTTTTTATAAGTAAAAATGTAATTATTAATAATCTTGTTTTGCTAAATGATAAACATTTAAAATGTTGCTTTACTCAAAATAATATTACTTTAGAAGCGATTTGTTTTAATTGTGATTTTATTCCTTTTGAAGGAGATAATGTTAATATTCATTTTAGTTTGCAAAAGAACTATTTTAAACCAAGCCCTACAATTCAACTAAATATTTCTAATATTTATATTTAAGAATTTGAAATAGGAATTTAACTTACGATATAATTTATAATAATGAAATATATTTTAATTTTTAAGGTGTTTAAATGAAAAATGTTTTAAGATTAAGTATAGCTTTAACTAGTGCTTTGTATTCATATACAACTTCAAGCGATATAATAGGTGATTTAGCTCAAAGGGTAGAGATTAAACAAAGTGGAATTTCAAGCATTACAGCTAACAAAGTAGATGATAAGATAAATGCTAATTTTACTATAAGTGGTAATTTAACTACAACTAGCACAAAAGATAATATTTTAATATTTGATTATACTCAAGCTAATTTAGTTTATGGCGGTATTGTAATTAAAACAGGTGGTAATTTCACGGATAATGGTTCTACTTTTAAAGCTCAAGGTTTTGGTCCTTATTATAATAATATACCGGCTATTAAAATTAATGGTGGAATAGCTACTTTAAATAATTCTAGTGTTTTTGCAGGAGAAGGAAATCATTCAAGTCATCAAAATGCTCCTGCTATTGAAGTAAGTAAAGGAACGCTTAATTTAAAAAATTCTTTAGTTTCAGGTGCAGCTCAAAGGTTTGATTCTAGTGGATTAATACAACATAAACATCAAGCAATAGATGTTATAGGTTTTGGAACTGATAAAGTATATTTAAATATAAGTGGTTCGATTATAAAATCAGGTGAAGATGATACTTCTGCTTTAGCAATTATGGCTAAAGAAAACAGCACAATTGTTATAGACGATACTTTAAATAAAGGTACAAATATAATAGGAAATATAATTTCAAGTGGTGATTTTACGATTAAAGGTATTTATAAAAATCAAGCTACATTTAATGCTAAAGATATATTAAGTAATATAAATATTACCAATAATAATATTTTTGATACAACTATTAATGCAAGGATTAAAACAAATCTTGAAAAAAATGCAAATATTGATAAAACTTACATAGGCGGTGGTCTTGATTTAAATAAAAGTGCAGAATCTTTAGGTGCTTTTAATATCACAAATAGCTATATTGCAGGAGATATCATAAATGCTCATGATATTACTATTGTAAATGATTTAACACCAGCTGGAAAATCTAGCATAGTTTTAGATAATGTTTATTTAGAAGGATTTTTGACTAATTACGCAGGAGATATTAAAAGCTCTAATTCAGTATTTAACAAAGCAATTACAAGTAAATATGTAAGTAAAATTGATGATACTAATTCAATCTTTAAAGGTGGTTTTAGTGCTGATGAAATACTTTTAAATGGAAGTATTTTAGAAGGTTTTAAATTAACTTCTATAAGTGATGCAAAATATAGTGGTAAGAATTTTACCTTAACAAATATTAAAGTAGGCAAAGATTTAGATAATACTAAAGGCTATTTAGAATTAAATGGTGGATTATTAAAAGCTACAAATTCAGCTCTTAATTATGATATTAGAAGTAATAGTGCTATTAATATTGATTTAATGGGAAGTTCTTTAGTAGGTAGTTTTAAAGATTTATCAGGAAATAAAATATCAGCAAATAAAGTAAGTTTAAATAATTCTACAAGTTTAGGTGCATTTAGCACAAATGAACTAGTCGCAAATAATTCTACATTCTTTTTAGGTGGCACGAGTGCTACTTATAATGGAGCAATAATTTCTAAAACTAGCACAAGTGGAGCAAATAATAGCTTTGGAATTTTAGGCGTAGTAAGTAAAGCTAATGATGAACAATTAATCGCTAGTGGATTAAGTGCTAATATGCCTTTAGCTATTTTAAAAGGAGCTAATAGTGATTTTGCTAATTCGCTTAAATTTTATTCAGGAATTAGTGAATATGCCTTAGCAAACTCATATCTAAAAACCGAAAAAGTAGGGGATTATCAAGTATATGTTTTAGCTAAAGATAATAAGCAAAACTTTAATGATTTAACTTATAAAAATAATTCTAAATTAGATATAAATAAGATAAATGAAATAATCGCTGATAATAATAAATTAAGCGATTTAGTAGATTTTGGTAAAGATTTATTGGCTAGTAATGAAGCAAAGGAACTAATTAATCAAAATGCTAATACGAGTTTAGAAAACAAAGGAACTATGGTGAATGATTTAGATAAAATCACAACTCCAGAAAATCCAGATACTAAACCAAATCCTGATATTCCTTGGACTGACTTAGAGCCATCAACTCCGATTATTCCAACACCAGATCCAAAACCTGAAGTGCCAGAAGAAAAACCAAACCCAGATATTCCTTGGACTGACTTAGAGCCATCAAAACCTATTGAGCCTAGCACACCTGAAGAAAAACCTGAAAATCCAGACACTAAACCAAATCCTGATATTCCTTGGACTGATTTAACTCCTGCAAATCCGATTGATCCAACACCAGATCCAAAGCCAGAAAATCCAAGCGATGAAGAAAAGTTTGAAATTGCAGTAGAAGAACAAAAAGAAGCTATAAAATTAATGGTTACAGGCAAAAACGAAAAAGCCTTAGAATCAGCAAAGCTTATGACAAATCAATTTTATTTTTCTCAAGTGTTTGAATACAACAATTTAAACAAGCGTTTAGGTGAATTAAGAGGATTTGCTAAGAATAATGCAGGTATTTGGATTCGTGGATATGTTAATAAAGGAAGTATCAAAAACACATCTTTAAAAGCAAATGAAGTTCAAATGGGTGTGGATAAAATATCAAGTTTTACAGATTTTGATACTTATGCAGGATTTATGCTAAATATAGGAAGAACAACTACAAGTAATACAACTAATTCAAAAATAAATAACTATGGCTTAGGAGTGTATTTTAGTAGCGTTTATAACAATGGCTTTTTTATAGATACAACACTTAAAGCAAATCACTATAAAAGCGAGTTTAAAAACGATAATTTCTTAGGTAATTCTACAAGCAAAGGAACAGGTGTGATTGCTAGTTTTGAGTTAGGCAAGAGATTTGGAGATGATTTTTACATAGAGCCTAGCACTGAAATGATTTTAAATTATATTCCAAAAACTGACATTAAAGGCGAAAAAGAAATAAGTATCGGAGCATTACATCAAAAATCATTCGTAAATATAACAGCTCCTTCAAAGCTTTTAGTAGTTAATAAAACAGCAATTTATACAGGAATAAATGTTAATGATAGTTTAAATGTTAGAGCAGGGCTTGGTGCGATAATTGATTTAACGAATAATCCAGATTTTCTAGTAAGCGATGGAATTAGCTCATATTCGTTTAAAGGTGCTAGTAAAGATAAAAGAGGCTTTGCAAGTTTAGGAATTAACAAAAATTTTAATAAGAAGTTTAGCTTTAGTTTAGAAGCAGAAAAGACCTTTAGTGGAAATCTAAATATTGATTATAATATTAATACAAATCTAAGATACGAGTTCTAATTCTTATTTCCTATTTTAAATTCTTTGGAATTTGAAATAGGAATTTCAAAATATTTTCAAAACCCTACGCGAATTTTAAAAACTAATTTTAATCATAAAAACTTTTAAAATAAAATATCCGAATTTTAAAAAATAAAACAAAGAAAAATCTTCAAATTTCACTCACATTATTTTAGACTTGCAATTTTGTTAGTTTTTAAATTTGTGCAGGGTTTTATAATTCCTATTTCAAATTCTAAAAATTATCAAAAGAATTTGAATTCGGAATTAGGATTATTCAAAAACTACTTTATTTCTTCCTGTTAATTTAGCTTGATAAAGTCTATTATCAGCCATTTCAAATGCACCAAATTTTGAATTAGTAACAAGGCAAAGACCTATGCTAATAGTAAGTTTTAGATTGTGATTTTTAGCATTAAATGTAAAATCTTCAACTTCTTTTCTAAGCTTTTCTAATTCAGCAACGCATTTAAAATAATCATAATCTTTAAAAACTAAGCAAAATTCTTCCCCACCATAGCGATAAGTTTTTGCATATTTTTTCAAAATACTTGCAAGAGATCTTAAAATAATATCTCCTATTTCATGCCCATAAGTATCATTAATTTTTTTGAAAAAATCTATATCAACAACTGCTATTACATCTTTATTTTTAAGTTCAAGCGTATCATAAGCTCTTCTATTATAAACATTAGTTAAAGAATCATAAAAAGCTAATTTGTATCCTTGATAGCCAATAGCTGCTAAAAATATAAATGAGCCTAATTCAAAATAACTTAAATTATAGCTTTGTAGCTTGTGATAGAATAAAAATTGAAAATAAGAAGCCACATAAGCACCTTGTAAAAAGCATTCAAAATTATTAATTTTTCTAAGAATTACAACATAAAGCATTAAAACCAAAAATAAGCAAAAAGAAAAATCCGAATAAACATAAGTTTGATTTATAAACTTTAAATTATGTAAATATGAAATAAAAGCCGAATCTTTAGTAAAAATTCCTAATAAAATATAAGAAATCACAACCAAACAGGCAGGTATTAATCTCTTTGTTGATAAATAATCTTTCTTAAGGCTTACTAATATTGCAAAAACAATAGGTGAAAATAAGGCAATAAAGCTGTGAGCTTGATGAAAATCTAAAAATAAAAATAAAATCCTACTAGATAAAAATAATAAAACTAAAAAAGTTATATTATGTTTTCTAAAATAAATTGAGCCTAAAAATACTAAAAGTTCAAAGCCAAGTGTTGCGGCTGGCATAGGTAGGATTATTTCTTGTAAGAGTGATTGCTGCATATTTAATTACCTCTATGTTTTGCATTTAATTATACTAACATATCGGTAATTAAGCTAGATTATTAATAAATATTTATATTATATTAATATCCAAGAGCTTTTAAAAAGTCATCTTTTAAGTAATTTTTCATATCAGCAAAGCTAATTTCGCTACTTTTTTTATAATCATTACTTAAAAATACAAATCCGTAAGAATTAATATAAAATTTTTCTAATTTCTCATCTGAAAAATCTTGATTTTTTGAATTTAAATAAACTCTAAAAATATCAAAATCTTTTAAAATATCTTTTAATAAATATTCTTTTTTACTTTTTTCGTTATATGTTTTTATTTCAATTTTTGAGCTTGATTTGTTATCTTTTGTTTCTTTATTTTCTTTTATATAAGAAATCACTTCATTGCTTTGAAAATAACTTGCATAATTTGAATTTGATTTATAATGATTAAATTCATCATGCATTTGCTTATAAAGACTATTCATAGCTTTTATGTGTTGCTCGTTTATTTTGTCAAAGTCTTTAAAAAAATTATCCATAGGATTAATCATTTTATTTTCAATAGCATCTAGCCTTTGTTTTAAAATCTCGTTTTCAAGTTTTAATTTATCAATCTCGCTAAGAGAATTAGCACCTAAACTTGCTACACAAAATATAGAAATTAATAATTTTTTCATATCTTTCTCCTTTTTAAAAATACATATTTTAATATTTTTTTCATAATACTTTAAAAACATTTTTTAAGCTTATTTATGATATGTAGTTTTAAGGCTTAAAAACATTTTTTAAAGCTTCTTCATATACTTTTTCATCATTTATGATAGGATAGTTTTTCAAAAAGTCTAAGGCTTCTGGCACGTTTTTTTGAAATTCAAATAATTCAATTTTAAGCTTAAAATCGCCTTGCTTACTAATAAAATCTGTAATGCAATCTTGCATAGAGCCTTTATGTAATAATTTTAAATAATAATCTATACTAACTTTATCATCTATCCTAAAATCAATACTTATTCTACATAAGTTTTCAGGCCAGTGAAGTCCTTGATTGCTTATTCTAAATCTAATTGAATTTATAGGCTCATTTAGTAGCTTTTTGGTCTTGCTTTTTAGTTTTAGTGATTTTATAAATTTCGGATTGAATTTTGCATCAAAAATCAAAAATTCATAATATTCATGATTTAAAACTTCTCTTGCACTTGCTAAAATTTCACCATCTTTTATAAGGCGGACATTTTTAAGCTTGCAAATCTTAATGCAAGTTCTTTCATCATAAACTAAATCAATGCCTAGCTCTTTAAATCTTTTTATACTCTCATTTAGCATAAAATCTTCACGCCACACCATACCATTAGTATAACCTGTGCTATCTATTTCTAATTTTTTTATTATTTCAAAATAGCGTATATTTGTAGCAAAAGCTTTGCCTTCTTTTATTTCTTTGATTATTCTATACAGACTATTGCCGAGGCTATATTTATAAGCTATAGTAATTGATGGTCTTTCTAGCTCTTTAAATTCTTCTAAATCTTTTTTTAGAATTATTCTATCTTTTCTATATAAAGTTCCTTCTTTAAAATTACTCAGAAACTTTTCAAGTACTTTATCAACATCTAATTTACCTAAATAATATCTGCTTAAAGATACATAAATTTCACCTGCGCCCACCCAAAGATATTTTATATTTTCATCGCCATAAATAGGAATCCTTTTGTCATTTTTAATTTTGTATCCTTCGGTTAGCGTATGATATATATCAAATGTAACTTTTACTGTGATATTATCAGGCTTTTGAAGAGTTACATAAAATTTTTTCTCTTTTAAAGATAGTCCGACATGAATCTCAGTAATATTGTCTAAAATCGGTTCTTTAAAATCTTTTATTTTTATATATATTGAGCCTTTTGATATAACTTCTGCTGTTAATTTGGCATCTTCTAAGAAAATTTTTCCATCTCTATCCGTTAGTTTTAAATCTGTTGCCTTGCAATAGCTTCCTACATCTTCATAGCTTTCATTGTAATAATTTTCACATTTAAGATTTTTATATTCTATTTTATACTCAAATGTATCGCCTAATTGATTTAAAAAATTTTTTAAGTTCTTTAAATTTGCTTGATTATTTAAAGCATGTAAATTAAATACTAAAACAATGATTAAAAATAATTTTTTCATACAAACCCCCACTTTTGTTTTAAAATTAGAATTTAAAATAGGAATTTGATTTTTTGTTTCACGTGAAACATTTTGAAATTCCTAATTCAAATTCTATTTTTTCTTTTCATTTAAAATAACTACTATTATACCAACTACTCCACAAACACAAACAGCACCCATAAATATATATTGAAATAAATCTAATCCACTCATTTAATCGCTCCTAAAAATTCATTTTCTATATCATTATTTATAAAATCATAATTTTGATTTTTATAAGTAAATTTAAGTCTTGCCGAATGAAGACAAAGCCTACTTGCTCCACAAAGCTCTTTTATGTTTATTATTTTTTTGTCTAAAATATTTCTTGCTTCTTCGTTACTTAGTCCATAAAGAGTATCACCTGCAATTTTATGTCCTGAGTAATATAGATGAAGTCTTAATTGATGTTGTCTTCCTGTTAGTGGAATTGCTTTTAAAAGTGTATGTTTAGGATAATTTTTAATAACACAAAATTGTGATTTTGATATTTTTCCATCTTTTGATACTAGCATTTTGTTTTTTAAATCTTCATCGTTTTTTAGTCTTGCACTAACACAAAAATCATATTCAATATTTCCACAAACTAAAGCTAAATATTCTTTATAAACTTCTTGTTTTGCAAAGAGTTCTTTTAATTCTTTGTTAGCGATTTTATTTTTTGCAACGAGTATAAGCCCGCTTGTAGCTGCATCTAGCCTATGAGCTACGCTAGCATTTTCTCCATATTTTTGCCAGATTTCATCATTTAAAGAATACTCACAATTTCTTCCATTTGGATGAGATAAAACCCCACTTGGTTTGTTAAAAACAGCAAAATCTTCATTTTCAAAAATAGGTTTTAAATCCAAACTAAAACATTCATAAACTAATAAATAAAACTCACCATTAATAACGCTATTTTTTTTACATATTTCAATATCGTTTAAATTTATTTCATCTATATTTAAAGTATTTAAAAGGTTTTTGCTAACATTATTTTTAAAAATAATAACACGATTTTTATCACAAAATCTTTGTGCTTTTTTTAAATCATAATTTAAATTTTGCATTACTAATTGATAAGCTTTTTTATTTTCGCTAGTAAAAAATTTTTTGTATAAATATCCCACTTTTTTTAACCTATATTTTATCTCTACTTATTATAATACATTCTTTTTTAAAATTCACAAAGGACAAACAATCAATCATGAAGGTAGTAAAAAGAACAGGAAGAGTAGAAGAATTAGATATTTCTAAAATTAAAAAATATACAACTTTAGCAACAGAAGGCTTAGAAAATGTGAGCCAAAGTGAGCTTGAAGTTGATGCGAAAATCCAGTTTAGAGATATGATAACTTCTGAAGAAATCCAAAATACTTTAATAAAAACAGCAGTAGATAAAATAGATATAGATAGACCAAATTGGACTTTTGTTGCTGCAAGATTATTTTTGTATGATCTATATCATAAAGTT
Protein-coding regions in this window:
- the recJ gene encoding single-stranded-DNA-specific exonuclease RecJ codes for the protein MLKLNKTKIKQILDDRFKDDLHKNLSTIPKPHIFKDMNKAAIRIAKAIKNKEKIAVVGDYDVDGIVSSTIMSEFFANLGVSIKIKIPNRFSDGYGISEEIVKNLDADLIITVDNGIVAYEAANKCKELGIDLIISDHHTPSDTLPNAYAVINPKRDDCDFSKHINCEICGAQVAWWLCGAIKKELGIEYNMASFLDLLCIAIVADMMNLNDLNHILVRCGLKELNKLNRPAFVVLKEKYKKKFFDYESIPFLIAPLLNASGRMDDASISYRFLRAKTLDEARKILEVIEKLNQDRKEQERQSFEESIEFVSENDSVIIAYSKNWHKGILGIVAGRLAKQFNKPSFVFNIEENIAKGSARSVAELDILEVLNNVNDLLINFGGHKGAAGLSLDVSNLEEFKRRLNKLNFDENILDFCDTTNTLGELEFSEIDMELLDILSDFEPFGQGNEKPFFISKNVIINNLVLLNDKHLKCCFTQNNITLEAICFNCDFIPFEGDNVNIHFSLQKNYFKPSPTIQLNISNIYI
- a CDS encoding autotransporter outer membrane beta-barrel domain-containing protein, giving the protein MKNVLRLSIALTSALYSYTTSSDIIGDLAQRVEIKQSGISSITANKVDDKINANFTISGNLTTTSTKDNILIFDYTQANLVYGGIVIKTGGNFTDNGSTFKAQGFGPYYNNIPAIKINGGIATLNNSSVFAGEGNHSSHQNAPAIEVSKGTLNLKNSLVSGAAQRFDSSGLIQHKHQAIDVIGFGTDKVYLNISGSIIKSGEDDTSALAIMAKENSTIVIDDTLNKGTNIIGNIISSGDFTIKGIYKNQATFNAKDILSNINITNNNIFDTTINARIKTNLEKNANIDKTYIGGGLDLNKSAESLGAFNITNSYIAGDIINAHDITIVNDLTPAGKSSIVLDNVYLEGFLTNYAGDIKSSNSVFNKAITSKYVSKIDDTNSIFKGGFSADEILLNGSILEGFKLTSISDAKYSGKNFTLTNIKVGKDLDNTKGYLELNGGLLKATNSALNYDIRSNSAINIDLMGSSLVGSFKDLSGNKISANKVSLNNSTSLGAFSTNELVANNSTFFLGGTSATYNGAIISKTSTSGANNSFGILGVVSKANDEQLIASGLSANMPLAILKGANSDFANSLKFYSGISEYALANSYLKTEKVGDYQVYVLAKDNKQNFNDLTYKNNSKLDINKINEIIADNNKLSDLVDFGKDLLASNEAKELINQNANTSLENKGTMVNDLDKITTPENPDTKPNPDIPWTDLEPSTPIIPTPDPKPEVPEEKPNPDIPWTDLEPSKPIEPSTPEEKPENPDTKPNPDIPWTDLTPANPIDPTPDPKPENPSDEEKFEIAVEEQKEAIKLMVTGKNEKALESAKLMTNQFYFSQVFEYNNLNKRLGELRGFAKNNAGIWIRGYVNKGSIKNTSLKANEVQMGVDKISSFTDFDTYAGFMLNIGRTTTSNTTNSKINNYGLGVYFSSVYNNGFFIDTTLKANHYKSEFKNDNFLGNSTSKGTGVIASFELGKRFGDDFYIEPSTEMILNYIPKTDIKGEKEISIGALHQKSFVNITAPSKLLVVNKTAIYTGINVNDSLNVRAGLGAIIDLTNNPDFLVSDGISSYSFKGASKDKRGFASLGINKNFNKKFSFSLEAEKTFSGNLNIDYNINTNLRYEF
- a CDS encoding GGDEF domain-containing protein → MQQSLLQEIILPMPAATLGFELLVFLGSIYFRKHNITFLVLLFLSSRILFLFLDFHQAHSFIALFSPIVFAILVSLKKDYLSTKRLIPACLVVISYILLGIFTKDSAFISYLHNLKFINQTYVYSDFSFCLFLVLMLYVVILRKINNFECFLQGAYVASYFQFLFYHKLQSYNLSYFELGSFIFLAAIGYQGYKLAFYDSLTNVYNRRAYDTLELKNKDVIAVVDIDFFKKINDTYGHEIGDIILRSLASILKKYAKTYRYGGEEFCLVFKDYDYFKCVAELEKLRKEVEDFTFNAKNHNLKLTISIGLCLVTNSKFGAFEMADNRLYQAKLTGRNKVVFE
- a CDS encoding RNA pseudouridine synthase; translated protein: MQNLNYDLKKAQRFCDKNRVIIFKNNVSKNLLNTLNIDEINLNDIEICKKNSVINGEFYLLVYECFSLDLKPIFENEDFAVFNKPSGVLSHPNGRNCEYSLNDEIWQKYGENASVAHRLDAATSGLILVAKNKIANKELKELFAKQEVYKEYLALVCGNIEYDFCVSARLKNDEDLKNKMLVSKDGKISKSQFCVIKNYPKHTLLKAIPLTGRQHQLRLHLYYSGHKIAGDTLYGLSNEEARNILDKKIINIKELCGASRLCLHSARLKFTYKNQNYDFINNDIENEFLGAIK